In a genomic window of Variovorax paradoxus:
- a CDS encoding tripartite tricarboxylate transporter substrate binding protein, producing the protein MTSSPLHFPSRRALLAASVAAAATLLAAPSWAQGTWPTKPVRIVVPFAAGGTTDILARAVAPELSKAFGQQFIVDNRAGAGGNVGAEIVARAPNDGYTLLMGTVGTHGINRALYPKLPFDPIKDFAPITMVAAVPNVMEMNAEKAKTLGIHNVQDFIKYSKANPGKFNMASSGSGTSIHLAGELFKSMTGTFMAHIPYKGSGPALLDMVAGNADVMFDNLPSSMAQIKAGKLTALAVTSAQRSPALPDVPTVEEAGGPTLKGFEASSWFGLLAPAGTSPEIVNRIQQEVAKSLGTAAIKEKMLAQGAIPSGNTPADFTKLIASEHVKWAKVVKESGAKVD; encoded by the coding sequence ATGACTTCTTCCCCTCTCCACTTCCCGTCCCGGCGCGCGCTGCTCGCCGCCTCGGTCGCCGCCGCCGCAACGCTGCTCGCCGCCCCCTCGTGGGCACAGGGCACCTGGCCCACCAAGCCGGTGCGCATCGTCGTGCCCTTCGCCGCGGGCGGCACCACCGACATCCTCGCGCGCGCGGTCGCGCCCGAACTCTCGAAGGCCTTCGGCCAGCAGTTCATCGTCGACAACCGCGCGGGCGCCGGCGGCAACGTGGGCGCGGAGATCGTCGCGCGCGCGCCGAACGACGGCTACACGCTGCTGATGGGCACGGTGGGCACGCACGGCATCAACCGCGCGCTCTATCCGAAGCTGCCCTTCGATCCGATCAAGGACTTCGCGCCGATCACCATGGTGGCCGCGGTGCCGAACGTGATGGAGATGAACGCCGAGAAGGCCAAGACGCTCGGCATCCACAACGTGCAGGACTTCATCAAGTACAGCAAGGCCAACCCCGGCAAGTTCAACATGGCCTCGAGCGGCAGCGGCACCTCGATCCATCTCGCGGGCGAGCTGTTCAAGAGCATGACGGGCACTTTCATGGCCCACATCCCCTACAAGGGCTCGGGCCCGGCCCTGCTCGACATGGTGGCCGGCAACGCCGACGTGATGTTCGACAACCTGCCCTCGTCGATGGCGCAGATCAAGGCCGGCAAGCTCACGGCACTGGCCGTGACCAGCGCGCAGCGTTCGCCCGCGCTGCCCGACGTGCCGACGGTGGAAGAGGCCGGCGGCCCGACGCTCAAGGGCTTCGAGGCCAGCTCGTGGTTCGGTCTGCTGGCGCCGGCGGGCACCTCGCCCGAGATCGTCAACCGCATCCAGCAGGAAGTCGCCAAGTCGCTCGGCACGGCGGCGATCAAGGAGAAGATGCTGGCGCAGGGCGCGATCCCGAGCGGCAACACGCCGGCCGACTTCACGAAGCTCATCGCGAGCGAGCACGTGAAGTGGGCGAAGGTGGTGAAGGAGTCGGGCGCGAAGGTGGACTGA
- a CDS encoding DUF1840 domain-containing protein has product MLYRFQSRASSDFVMLETHARQLFDIVGKSPSAQGIITVEQIPGAISAIEAALAREKANTHNHDEFAVEDHNHDAEKQHVALHQRATPLLHMLKESLAENKDVTWTT; this is encoded by the coding sequence ATGCTCTATCGTTTCCAGTCCAGGGCCTCGTCGGATTTCGTGATGCTCGAGACGCACGCGCGCCAGTTGTTCGACATCGTCGGCAAGTCGCCTTCCGCGCAAGGAATCATCACGGTCGAGCAGATTCCCGGGGCGATCTCGGCCATCGAGGCCGCGCTCGCACGCGAAAAAGCCAACACCCACAACCATGACGAATTCGCCGTCGAGGACCACAACCACGACGCCGAAAAACAGCATGTGGCGCTGCACCAGCGCGCTACGCCGCTGCTGCACATGCTCAAGGAATCGCTGGCCGAAAACAAGGACGTGACCTGGACCACCTGA
- a CDS encoding class I SAM-dependent methyltransferase — MQSLIPKIESQLASLPVPVALELPDGRRVAAAGSRVTLAFSEWSALAKLAARQVGAIGEAYVEGKVQIEGAMRDLIDAAVGLLPGNPAETDTGWWSRLQHLAKSRGSHSLRKDAAQIEFHYDVSDDFYALWLDPRRVYSCAYYATPDLTLAQAQEAKLDHICRKLMLKPGERYLDVGSGWGGLLLWAAEHYGVDATGITLSRNQHAHVQRLIEEKGLTGRVRVELRDYRELSVERPFDKISSVGMFEHVGAANMPTYFAKIHSLLAPGGLLMNHGITSGQLNYRQLGNGMGDFIEKYIFPGGELLHVTHVLRETAAAGLEIVDVESLRPHYARTLWAWSDALEAQLETARAVLRNGGSERQHANAERILRAYRLYLAGSAMSFEQGWIGLYQMVSTKPDGKVDHGNLRGAQSVYPFTRDHLYK, encoded by the coding sequence ATGCAAAGCTTGATACCCAAGATCGAGTCGCAGCTGGCTTCGCTACCCGTGCCCGTGGCACTGGAACTGCCCGATGGGCGACGGGTTGCCGCAGCCGGTTCGCGTGTCACGCTGGCTTTTTCGGAGTGGTCGGCACTGGCCAAGCTCGCGGCCCGACAGGTGGGCGCGATCGGCGAGGCCTACGTGGAGGGCAAGGTGCAGATCGAGGGCGCCATGCGCGACCTGATCGATGCCGCCGTCGGCCTGCTGCCCGGCAACCCGGCCGAGACCGACACCGGATGGTGGAGCCGCCTGCAGCACCTGGCCAAGTCCCGCGGCTCGCACTCGCTGCGCAAGGACGCCGCCCAGATCGAGTTCCACTACGACGTCTCCGACGACTTCTACGCACTGTGGCTCGACCCGCGCCGCGTCTACTCGTGCGCCTACTACGCGACGCCCGACCTCACGCTGGCGCAGGCGCAGGAAGCCAAGCTCGACCACATCTGCCGCAAGCTGATGCTCAAGCCCGGCGAGCGCTACCTCGACGTCGGCTCGGGCTGGGGCGGCCTGCTGCTGTGGGCCGCCGAGCACTACGGCGTCGACGCCACCGGCATCACGCTGTCGCGCAACCAGCATGCGCACGTGCAGCGGCTGATCGAGGAGAAGGGCCTCACGGGCCGCGTGCGCGTCGAGCTGCGCGACTACCGCGAGCTGTCGGTGGAGCGGCCGTTCGACAAGATCTCCTCGGTGGGCATGTTCGAGCACGTGGGCGCGGCCAACATGCCGACCTACTTCGCCAAGATCCATTCATTGCTGGCGCCCGGCGGCCTGCTGATGAACCACGGCATCACCTCGGGCCAGCTCAACTACCGCCAGCTCGGCAACGGCATGGGCGACTTCATTGAGAAGTACATCTTCCCGGGCGGCGAGCTGCTGCACGTCACGCACGTGCTGCGCGAGACCGCGGCGGCCGGCCTGGAGATCGTCGACGTCGAGAGCCTGCGGCCGCACTATGCCCGCACCTTGTGGGCCTGGTCCGACGCGCTCGAGGCGCAGCTCGAGACCGCGCGCGCCGTGCTGCGCAACGGCGGCAGCGAGCGCCAGCACGCCAACGCCGAGCGCATCCTGCGCGCCTACCGGCTCTACCTCGCGGGCTCGGCCATGAGCTTCGAGCAGGGCTGGATCGGCCTGTACCAGATGGTCTCGACCAAGCCCGACGGCAAGGTCGATCACGGCAACTTGCGCGGTGCGCAATCGGTGTACCCTTTCACGCGTGATCATCTCTACAAGTGA